One Campylobacterota bacterium DNA segment encodes these proteins:
- the murC gene encoding UDP-N-acetylmuramate--L-alanine ligase, translated as MKIHFIGIGGIGISGLAKYMRFSGHEVSGSDMKETHITQRLRDRGITVHIGHNAANIPEGCDLVIHSAIIKPTNSEIVEARARGIEVLHRRDALLRILKEKKVYAVCGAHGKSTTTAILASIMSGSAIIGAESKGFGSNVRYDGSTDVMLFEADESDGSFLNSNPYCSIVTNAEPEHMEYYNYNIDEFHNAYRRFVEMAPLRVINAEDPFMGTLECDAIRLYPSRDITNITYILIDDEPYTRFTLKNLGEFEVWGFGEHIAMDASLAILAAAQTMSIAAIRANLLHFKGIKKRFDVIFKGTERVIIDDYAHHPTEIKATMESLKTYAALKGFDRIIAIWQPHKYSRTIDNLDAFVECFEGCDDLVILPVWAASEEPREIDFEGRFARYNPLMCDKLHRNGDTIEALIGDSVAKTYDKGLIVGFGAGDLTYQLRGVK; from the coding sequence ATGAAAATCCATTTTATCGGAATCGGCGGAATCGGTATTTCGGGACTGGCCAAATACATGCGCTTCAGCGGCCACGAAGTGAGCGGATCGGACATGAAAGAGACCCACATCACGCAGCGTCTTCGGGATCGCGGGATCACCGTCCATATCGGCCATAATGCCGCCAACATCCCCGAGGGGTGCGACCTCGTGATCCATTCGGCGATCATCAAGCCGACGAACTCCGAGATCGTCGAAGCCCGCGCCCGCGGCATCGAGGTGCTCCACCGCCGCGACGCGCTGCTGCGTATCCTCAAAGAGAAAAAAGTCTACGCCGTCTGCGGCGCCCACGGCAAGAGCACGACGACGGCGATCCTCGCCTCCATTATGAGCGGCAGCGCGATCATCGGGGCCGAGTCCAAAGGTTTCGGCTCCAACGTCCGTTATGACGGCAGTACCGACGTCATGCTCTTCGAAGCCGACGAATCCGACGGCAGCTTTTTGAACTCCAACCCTTACTGTTCGATCGTCACCAACGCCGAGCCCGAGCACATGGAGTACTACAACTACAACATCGACGAGTTCCACAACGCCTACCGCCGTTTTGTCGAAATGGCGCCGCTGCGGGTCATCAACGCCGAAGATCCGTTCATGGGGACACTCGAATGTGATGCGATCCGATTGTATCCGAGCCGGGACATCACGAACATCACCTACATCCTCATCGATGACGAACCCTACACCCGCTTCACCCTCAAAAACCTCGGCGAATTCGAGGTATGGGGATTCGGCGAACACATCGCGATGGACGCGTCGCTCGCGATCCTCGCGGCGGCCCAGACGATGAGCATCGCCGCGATCCGGGCCAACCTGCTCCATTTCAAAGGGATCAAAAAACGGTTCGACGTCATTTTCAAAGGGACCGAGCGGGTCATCATCGACGACTACGCCCACCACCCCACCGAGATCAAGGCAACGATGGAGTCGCTCAAAACCTACGCGGCGCTCAAAGGATTCGACCGCATCATCGCGATCTGGCAACCCCACAAGTATTCCAGAACGATCGACAACCTCGACGCGTTCGTAGAGTGTTTCGAAGGGTGCGACGACCTCGTCATCCTCCCCGTATGGGCGGCGAGCGAAGAGCCCAGAGAGATCGATTTCGAGGGGCGTTTCGCGCGGTACAATCCGCTCATGTGCGATAAGCTCCACCGAAATGGGGATACGATCGAAGCGCTCATCGGCGATAGCGTGGCAAAAACGTACGACAAAGGGCTCATCGTCGGTTTCGGCGCGGGGGATCTTACCTACCAGCTGCGGGGAGTCAAATAA
- a CDS encoding endonuclease MutS2: MSRLSHSLSELFGKLDLLPHIGALEHFFSRSQNIAMPGDQERHHRYIEALDALEFKAPPKSVPFETILNHLKKQGVLRFEEIFEVLKIVRYFRFLRNQGYSGLIGEWMGTIQIPEGFEEIDDYFDVEGKFIESRDEELYRIAQRIKGIKTEINDAIKRLLHTQKLSSYLVDTQIHYVGDEECLLVRGGFNHVLKGSVVGRTGAGYFYVAPDAVLKSKEQLRYVLQERDAKLYEYAKRFSAKLAGFVPFIAFIDREFDRYDHYQARVLFARAHDYAILKPSGDDAIVLEEFAHPALHNPKPVSISFKGNLLLITGVNAGGKTMLLKSILSAAAMAKYLIPMKLNPHKSRIGSFKRLEAVIDDPQNVGNDISTFAGRMVQFAHLFEHKSALIGVDEIELGTDSDEAAALFAIVLDELIKRGQKIVVTTHHKRLAALMADRDDVELLAALYDEERRVPTYEFLHGVIGKSYAFETAARYGINPAIISRARALYGENHEKLSILIERGSELERSLKQKNREADERLESIRTEQRELKEAREALRTELEREKNRLRTEYDAAIREAKAAAKEHDQAAIHRQLNRAQAKLPKVEVPKIAEPEKVTYEVGQTVKYRNQRGTIVSVGAKDAMIEVEGMRLRVKLHDLKPSGNLPKKPKVTVTSQIEQKSGLKLDLHGLRGEEACEKMDKFLSDALLQGFDEVLIYHGIGTGKLAYAVKEFLKAHPSVKSFADAPAHMGGFGAKVVRL, encoded by the coding sequence ATGAGCCGCCTCTCCCACAGCCTTTCCGAACTCTTCGGAAAACTCGATCTTCTCCCCCACATCGGGGCACTCGAGCACTTCTTCTCCCGCTCCCAGAACATCGCGATGCCGGGGGACCAGGAACGCCACCACCGCTACATTGAAGCGCTCGATGCGCTGGAGTTCAAGGCCCCGCCCAAAAGCGTTCCGTTCGAGACGATCCTCAACCACCTCAAAAAACAGGGGGTACTGCGGTTCGAGGAGATTTTCGAAGTGCTCAAGATCGTCCGCTATTTCCGCTTTTTGCGCAATCAGGGCTACAGCGGCCTGATCGGGGAGTGGATGGGGACGATTCAAATTCCCGAAGGATTCGAGGAGATCGACGACTATTTCGACGTCGAGGGGAAATTCATCGAAAGCCGCGACGAGGAGCTTTACCGGATCGCGCAGCGGATCAAGGGGATCAAAACCGAGATCAACGACGCGATCAAGCGGCTGCTGCATACGCAGAAACTTTCTTCCTACCTCGTCGACACCCAGATCCACTACGTCGGAGACGAGGAGTGCCTCCTCGTGCGCGGCGGTTTCAACCACGTCCTCAAAGGCTCCGTCGTCGGGCGGACCGGGGCGGGATATTTCTACGTCGCCCCCGATGCGGTGCTCAAAAGCAAGGAGCAGCTGCGCTACGTCCTGCAGGAGCGCGACGCCAAGCTCTACGAATACGCCAAGCGCTTCTCCGCCAAGCTCGCGGGGTTCGTCCCTTTCATCGCTTTCATCGACCGCGAGTTCGACCGGTATGATCACTACCAGGCGCGCGTCCTCTTCGCCCGCGCCCACGATTACGCGATCTTAAAACCCTCCGGCGACGACGCGATCGTCCTCGAGGAATTCGCCCACCCCGCACTCCACAACCCCAAACCGGTCAGCATTTCGTTCAAGGGGAACCTCCTCCTCATCACCGGGGTCAACGCCGGGGGGAAAACGATGCTCCTCAAATCGATCCTAAGCGCCGCGGCGATGGCCAAATACCTGATCCCGATGAAGCTCAACCCCCACAAATCGCGTATCGGGAGCTTCAAGCGCCTCGAAGCGGTCATCGACGATCCCCAGAACGTCGGCAACGACATCTCCACCTTCGCCGGGCGGATGGTGCAGTTCGCCCACCTCTTCGAGCACAAAAGCGCCCTGATCGGGGTGGACGAGATCGAGCTGGGGACCGACAGCGACGAGGCGGCGGCGCTCTTTGCCATCGTCCTTGACGAGCTGATCAAGCGGGGGCAGAAGATCGTGGTGACGACCCACCACAAACGCCTCGCCGCCCTGATGGCCGACCGCGACGACGTCGAGCTCCTCGCCGCGTTGTACGACGAGGAGCGGCGCGTCCCGACGTATGAGTTCCTCCACGGCGTCATCGGCAAAAGCTACGCCTTCGAGACGGCCGCCCGCTACGGGATCAACCCCGCCATCATTTCCCGCGCCCGTGCCCTCTACGGCGAAAACCACGAAAAGCTGAGCATCCTGATCGAGCGGGGCAGCGAGCTGGAACGCTCGCTCAAGCAGAAAAACCGCGAAGCAGACGAACGGCTCGAATCGATCCGCACCGAGCAGCGGGAACTCAAAGAGGCGCGCGAGGCCCTCCGCACCGAGCTGGAGCGAGAGAAAAACCGCCTCCGCACCGAGTACGACGCCGCGATCCGCGAAGCCAAAGCGGCCGCCAAAGAACACGATCAGGCCGCCATCCACCGTCAGCTCAACCGTGCGCAGGCCAAACTGCCCAAAGTCGAAGTTCCCAAAATCGCGGAGCCTGAAAAAGTGACCTACGAAGTAGGGCAGACGGTCAAATACCGCAACCAGCGCGGCACGATCGTCAGCGTCGGGGCTAAGGATGCGATGATCGAGGTGGAGGGGATGCGGCTGCGGGTGAAACTGCACGACCTCAAACCCAGCGGCAACCTCCCCAAAAAGCCCAAAGTCACCGTCACCTCGCAGATCGAGCAAAAAAGCGGCCTCAAGCTCGACCTTCACGGGCTTCGGGGCGAGGAAGCGTGCGAGAAGATGGACAAGTTTCTCTCCGACGCGCTGTTGCAGGGATTTGACGAGGTGCTGATCTATCACGGGATCGGGACGGGGAAATTGGCCTATGCGGTCAAGGAGTTTTTGAAAGCTCACCCGAGCGTCAAGAGTTTTGCGGATGCGCCGGCGCATATGGGGGGATTTGGGGCGAAAGTGGTACGATTATAG
- a CDS encoding type II toxin-antitoxin system RelE/ParE family toxin, with protein sequence MIKSFKCKETEKLFWQKPSKKFPANLAMRAKIKLDMLDAAQEKQDLCIPPANHLEELKGSLSGFMSIRINNQFRVVFRFDGKDAYDVHITDYH encoded by the coding sequence ATGATAAAATCGTTCAAGTGCAAAGAGACGGAAAAGTTGTTCTGGCAAAAACCCAGCAAAAAGTTCCCTGCCAATCTCGCGATGCGTGCCAAAATCAAACTCGACATGCTCGATGCCGCACAAGAAAAACAGGATTTGTGTATCCCCCCGGCCAATCATCTCGAAGAGTTGAAGGGGAGCCTGTCGGGATTCATGAGCATCCGCATCAACAACCAGTTTCGGGTCGTATTCCGCTTCGACGGCAAAGATGCGTACGATGTCCATATCACAGACTACCACTAA
- a CDS encoding HigA family addiction module antitoxin, which translates to MKEIRPSTHPGIILKLEFAEPLGLTQARMADDLGVGIKTLSELYNQKRGISAVMALKLSEYFGTTPQFWMTLQDNFDLYQAYVQEKESIQKIKKLQVA; encoded by the coding sequence ATGAAAGAAATCCGACCTTCCACCCATCCGGGTATCATCCTCAAACTCGAATTCGCCGAACCGCTCGGCCTGACACAGGCACGGATGGCGGATGATCTGGGAGTAGGGATCAAAACCCTGAGCGAGCTGTATAACCAAAAACGGGGAATCAGCGCGGTGATGGCGCTCAAGCTCTCCGAATATTTCGGAACGACTCCGCAGTTTTGGATGACGCTGCAGGATAATTTTGATCTTTATCAAGCCTATGTGCAGGAAAAAGAGTCCATTCAAAAAATCAAAAAGCTTCAAGTAGCCTAA
- the ligA gene encoding NAD-dependent DNA ligase LigA produces MTHTEYQNAVELLKKYSYHYYVLDDPITTDEEYDILYHKVVAYEHEHPEQIIPDSPTQRVGDVPQDKFEKAQHLSRMWSLEDLFNRDELETWVNRITKGYGDVRFYCEPKFDGASLNLIYEDGKLVQAITRGDGVEGEDVTQNAKTIQSIPLTIPYAGRIEIRGEVVIFKEDFEKINEERMRSGESLFANPRNAAAGSLRQLDTRITASRRLVFMPYGIGANTLEIKNLSERMEWVYALGFRNPHMTHLCESAEQIETFYHEMRVERDNFAMLLDGMVIKVDSIAVQDELGYTVKNPRWAAAYKFPAIEKLTTLRDVILQVGRSGVVTPVAIVEPVDIEGVTVERSTLHNFDEIERKDIRIGDRVIILRSGDVIPKIVKVIASERDGSEQVIHRPTHCPVCGSELLDEGALIKCQNMGCEARVVNSIIYFASKQCLNIDGLGDKIVEALHSAGMVHEVSDLFDLTMDQLLSLEGFKEKKSRNLLEAINAAKGCECWRFINALGIEHIGEVASKTLCGAFGTAFDTATRDEILALEGFGVEMVESILEFGRVNGEKIERLRSILNPVAPVKVEAHDNPFKGKSVVITGTMSVPRDHIKAMLEELGAKVASSVSKKTDYVVYGEDAGSKYDKAVELGVKLLTESEFRALSSLPDEAPAPQGSGVEVKYSLFD; encoded by the coding sequence ATGACCCACACCGAATACCAAAACGCCGTAGAACTGCTGAAAAAATATTCCTACCACTATTACGTCCTCGACGACCCCATCACGACGGATGAGGAGTACGATATCCTCTACCACAAGGTCGTGGCTTACGAGCATGAGCACCCCGAGCAGATCATCCCCGATTCACCGACACAGCGGGTAGGGGATGTGCCGCAGGATAAGTTCGAGAAGGCGCAGCATCTGAGCCGTATGTGGAGCCTCGAAGATTTGTTTAACCGTGACGAGCTGGAAACGTGGGTGAACCGCATCACGAAAGGGTACGGGGATGTCCGCTTCTACTGCGAGCCGAAATTCGACGGGGCGAGTCTCAACCTGATCTATGAGGACGGGAAGCTCGTGCAGGCGATTACGCGCGGTGATGGGGTAGAGGGGGAGGACGTCACCCAAAACGCCAAAACGATCCAGAGTATCCCCCTCACCATCCCCTATGCGGGACGGATCGAGATACGGGGAGAAGTAGTCATTTTCAAAGAGGATTTCGAGAAGATCAACGAGGAGCGGATGCGCAGCGGCGAATCGCTGTTCGCCAACCCGCGCAATGCGGCGGCGGGGAGCCTGCGGCAGCTCGATACCCGCATCACGGCGTCGCGGCGTCTGGTGTTCATGCCCTACGGGATCGGAGCCAATACGCTGGAGATCAAAAACCTCTCCGAGCGGATGGAGTGGGTCTATGCTCTGGGGTTCCGCAACCCCCATATGACACACCTATGCGAAAGTGCGGAGCAGATCGAGACGTTTTACCATGAGATGCGCGTTGAGCGGGACAATTTCGCGATGCTGCTGGACGGGATGGTGATCAAGGTCGATTCGATTGCCGTGCAGGACGAGCTGGGCTATACGGTCAAAAACCCCCGCTGGGCGGCGGCGTACAAATTTCCCGCCATCGAAAAGCTCACGACGCTGCGTGACGTCATCTTGCAGGTGGGGCGCAGCGGCGTTGTCACCCCCGTCGCGATCGTCGAACCGGTGGACATCGAGGGGGTCACGGTCGAGAGGTCGACCCTGCACAATTTCGACGAGATTGAGCGCAAGGACATCCGCATCGGGGATCGGGTGATCATCCTGCGCAGCGGCGACGTCATCCCCAAGATCGTCAAGGTGATTGCAAGCGAGCGCGACGGAAGCGAGCAGGTCATCCATCGCCCGACGCATTGTCCCGTTTGCGGCTCCGAGCTTCTTGATGAGGGGGCGCTGATCAAATGCCAGAACATGGGGTGCGAAGCGCGGGTCGTCAACTCGATCATCTATTTCGCCTCCAAGCAGTGCCTCAACATCGACGGGCTGGGGGACAAGATCGTCGAAGCGCTTCATAGCGCGGGGATGGTGCACGAGGTGAGCGATCTTTTCGATCTCACGATGGATCAGCTCCTATCCTTAGAGGGATTCAAAGAGAAAAAGAGCCGTAACCTCCTGGAGGCGATCAATGCAGCCAAAGGATGCGAGTGCTGGCGTTTTATCAACGCGCTGGGGATCGAGCATATCGGCGAAGTGGCCTCCAAAACGCTGTGCGGCGCGTTCGGAACGGCGTTCGATACCGCCACGCGCGACGAGATCCTGGCCCTTGAGGGGTTCGGCGTCGAGATGGTCGAATCGATCCTCGAATTCGGGCGGGTCAACGGCGAGAAGATTGAAAGGCTCAGATCGATTCTAAACCCCGTCGCTCCCGTGAAAGTCGAAGCGCACGATAACCCGTTCAAAGGCAAAAGCGTTGTCATCACCGGAACGATGAGCGTTCCGCGCGACCATATCAAGGCGATGCTGGAAGAACTGGGGGCAAAGGTGGCTTCGTCGGTCTCGAAAAAGACCGATTACGTCGTCTACGGCGAAGATGCGGGGAGCAAATACGACAAAGCGGTGGAGCTGGGGGTTAAGCTCCTCACCGAGAGTGAGTTTAGAGCCTTATCGTCTCTTCCCGATGAGGCTCCGGCGCCGCAGGGGAGCGGTGTAGAGGTGAAATATAGCCTTTTTGATTAA
- a CDS encoding NAD(P)/FAD-dependent oxidoreductase, which translates to MQKIHVAVIGGGYGGIRAVEHLCKRPEIDVTLIDQNAYHYMQAEVYDFIANKVDMSRVMIDLPSLMKSFGNVEFVCEEVLNVDAEGHRIRTATREIGYDYLIIATGSRTYFPSFIPGLREHTHGVKSIPGALDFKQQFERSLLERIEAQRQGCDVKPFNIVIGGAGLSGVEIAAEMAAYANHFYRNGNFGCRGVDVYLIDAYESILYGMDPFLIRSAHERLEKLGVHVWHNNRIGEVRKKQIVLDNGKILDFEFMIFTGGVCAGTLTERLGFAVNAKGHLLVAPDLSIDNHPEIFAIGDVAHLADAEGKLYPPTAQLAERSGEHAVAMIRADLDHKPRSPFRYQSGGVMIALGGEYGAGILPGGIRVKGYLAYLIKKAIFHLYTAPLRRRSLIGKRR; encoded by the coding sequence GTGCAAAAAATTCATGTCGCGGTGATCGGGGGCGGATACGGCGGTATCCGCGCCGTCGAACACCTCTGCAAACGTCCTGAAATCGACGTCACCCTGATCGATCAGAACGCCTACCATTACATGCAGGCCGAAGTCTACGACTTCATCGCCAACAAAGTCGACATGTCCCGCGTCATGATCGACCTCCCCTCGCTGATGAAAAGCTTCGGAAACGTCGAATTTGTCTGCGAAGAGGTGCTAAACGTCGACGCCGAAGGACACAGGATACGCACCGCCACCCGCGAAATAGGTTACGACTACCTCATCATCGCCACCGGAAGCCGCACCTATTTCCCCTCTTTCATTCCGGGTCTGCGCGAACACACCCACGGCGTCAAAAGCATCCCCGGCGCCCTCGATTTCAAACAGCAGTTCGAACGCTCCCTGCTTGAGCGGATCGAAGCGCAGCGGCAGGGGTGCGACGTCAAGCCTTTCAACATCGTCATCGGCGGCGCGGGGCTTTCGGGAGTCGAAATCGCCGCGGAGATGGCGGCGTATGCGAACCACTTCTACCGCAACGGCAATTTCGGCTGCCGCGGGGTGGACGTCTACCTCATCGACGCGTACGAGAGCATCCTTTATGGCATGGACCCGTTTTTGATCCGCAGTGCGCACGAGCGGCTCGAGAAGCTGGGGGTGCACGTCTGGCACAACAACCGCATCGGCGAAGTGCGCAAAAAACAGATCGTACTGGATAACGGAAAAATCCTCGATTTCGAGTTCATGATCTTCACCGGGGGGGTCTGCGCCGGAACGCTCACCGAGCGTCTGGGCTTCGCGGTCAACGCCAAAGGGCATCTCCTCGTCGCCCCCGATCTCTCGATCGACAATCATCCCGAAATCTTCGCCATCGGCGACGTCGCCCACCTCGCCGACGCGGAGGGGAAACTCTATCCCCCCACCGCACAGCTGGCCGAACGGAGCGGCGAACACGCCGTCGCAATGATCCGCGCCGACCTCGATCACAAACCCCGCTCGCCTTTCCGTTATCAAAGCGGCGGCGTCATGATCGCGCTGGGAGGCGAATACGGCGCGGGAATCCTCCCCGGGGGAATCCGGGTCAAGGGATACCTCGCCTATTTAATCAAAAAGGCTATATTTCACCTCTACACCGCTCCCCTGCGGCGCCGGAGCCTCATCGGGAAGAGACGATAA
- a CDS encoding TlyA family RNA methyltransferase, giving the protein MRLDSCLVERGLVESRNKAQQLIKEHAVSVDGKIVDKVSFEVDEGMDVSISDTHLYVSRAAIKLKGFLPYTGWDLRGLRALDIGSSTGGFTQVLLEEGVEGVTCVDVGRDQLHASLRGDPRVRVHENTDIRHFTAETPFDIVTCDVAFIAIEHIIDAIDTLAGRYIVVLFKPQFEVGREAKRDKNGVVKDDRAIAKAQIRFEDMCTLKGWKLIAKEVAHISGKEGNQEICYGFIKG; this is encoded by the coding sequence ATGAGATTAGACAGTTGTTTGGTAGAACGGGGCCTCGTCGAGAGCCGAAACAAAGCGCAGCAGCTTATCAAGGAACACGCGGTGAGCGTGGACGGCAAAATCGTCGACAAAGTGTCGTTCGAAGTGGACGAGGGGATGGATGTGAGCATCAGCGACACGCATCTCTACGTCAGCCGCGCGGCGATCAAGCTCAAAGGGTTCCTCCCCTATACGGGGTGGGATCTCAGGGGGCTGAGGGCGCTGGATATCGGCTCTTCGACGGGAGGGTTTACACAGGTGCTTCTCGAAGAGGGGGTCGAGGGGGTGACGTGCGTCGACGTGGGACGCGATCAGCTCCATGCCTCCCTGCGGGGCGATCCCCGGGTGCGGGTGCATGAGAATACCGACATCCGCCACTTCACCGCAGAAACACCTTTTGACATCGTTACCTGCGACGTCGCATTTATCGCGATCGAGCACATCATCGATGCGATCGACACGCTGGCGGGGCGTTACATCGTCGTCTTGTTCAAACCGCAGTTCGAGGTGGGGCGCGAGGCCAAACGGGACAAAAACGGGGTGGTCAAAGACGACAGGGCGATTGCAAAAGCGCAGATCCGTTTCGAGGACATGTGTACCCTCAAAGGATGGAAACTCATCGCCAAAGAGGTCGCCCACATCAGCGGCAAAGAGGGAAATCAGGAGATATGCTATGGCTTTATCAAAGGTTGA
- a CDS encoding bifunctional riboflavin kinase/FAD synthetase, translating into MALSKVDAIAVGGFDGMHVGHQHLFNELGENGAIVVIETGYANLTPASERERYTHYPIVYYSLEDIRHLEGQAFVDMLRERFPRLRKIVVGYDFHFGKNRRYSHADLGQLFGGEVKVVEQVCIEGDSVHSHKIRAKIQIGDIEGANRFLGHNYQIKGTVVRGQGIGKTDLVPTINLECPGYLLPYEGVYAALTRIDDEEHFHPSVVFVGHRVTTDGSYAVESHILGEKISECSRASVSFVKFLRKNRKFENLDALKKAIDDDILAARRELLHLSL; encoded by the coding sequence ATGGCTTTATCAAAGGTTGATGCGATCGCCGTCGGCGGGTTTGACGGGATGCACGTCGGGCATCAGCACCTTTTCAACGAGCTGGGAGAAAACGGCGCGATCGTCGTGATCGAAACGGGATACGCCAACCTCACCCCCGCCTCCGAGCGGGAACGCTATACCCATTATCCCATCGTTTATTATTCGCTGGAGGACATCCGTCATCTGGAGGGGCAAGCGTTCGTCGACATGCTCCGCGAACGGTTCCCGCGACTGCGCAAAATCGTCGTGGGGTACGATTTTCATTTCGGCAAAAACCGCCGCTATTCCCATGCTGATCTGGGGCAACTGTTCGGCGGCGAAGTCAAGGTGGTCGAGCAGGTCTGCATCGAAGGCGATTCGGTCCACTCCCATAAAATCCGCGCCAAGATCCAGATCGGGGATATCGAAGGGGCCAACCGCTTTTTGGGGCACAACTACCAGATCAAAGGGACGGTCGTGCGGGGGCAGGGGATCGGCAAAACCGACCTCGTCCCCACGATCAACCTCGAATGTCCCGGGTATCTTCTCCCCTACGAGGGGGTCTACGCCGCGCTGACGCGGATCGACGACGAAGAACATTTCCATCCCAGCGTCGTTTTCGTCGGGCACCGTGTCACGACGGACGGCAGCTACGCGGTAGAGAGCCACATCCTGGGGGAAAAGATCTCCGAATGCTCTCGCGCGTCGGTCAGTTTTGTCAAATTTTTGCGCAAAAACCGAAAATTCGAGAACCTCGATGCGCTTAAAAAGGCGATCGATGATGATATTTTGGCCGCGCGGCGCGAACTGCTCCACCTCAGTTTATAG
- a CDS encoding F0F1 ATP synthase subunit A, with protein MGELFTFFGLISHDHSFIFLTHMLLTAAIVLVIAKMATSNLRLVPSGAQNVMEAYLSGVLAMGADVMGKAEARRYLPLVATIGLFVGIANIIGVIPGFEAPSAFLDFTLALALVVFVYYNFEGIRRNGLISYFKHFMGPVWWLAWLMFPIEIVSHISRIISLSFRLFGNVKGDDMFLMVILMLAPWLLPMIPFALLTFMAFLQAFIFMMLTYVYLGGAVLLHDEH; from the coding sequence ATGGGTGAGTTGTTTACCTTCTTCGGCCTTATCAGCCACGACCATAGCTTCATTTTCCTCACGCACATGCTGCTGACCGCGGCGATTGTCCTCGTGATCGCGAAAATGGCGACATCGAATCTCCGTCTGGTACCATCAGGCGCTCAAAACGTTATGGAAGCTTATCTGAGCGGCGTTCTGGCCATGGGTGCCGACGTTATGGGTAAAGCGGAAGCTCGCCGTTACCTCCCTCTTGTTGCGACGATCGGTCTTTTTGTCGGTATCGCGAACATCATCGGGGTAATCCCGGGTTTTGAAGCGCCGAGTGCGTTTTTGGATTTCACCCTTGCTTTGGCATTGGTCGTATTCGTTTACTATAACTTCGAAGGGATCCGCCGCAACGGGCTGATCAGCTACTTCAAACATTTCATGGGTCCCGTATGGTGGCTGGCGTGGTTGATGTTCCCGATCGAGATCGTTTCGCACATCTCCCGCATCATCTCACTCAGCTTCCGGTTGTTCGGTAACGTCAAAGGGGACGACATGTTCCTCATGGTTATCCTGATGCTGGCTCCGTGGCTCCTGCCGATGATCCCGTTCGCGTTGCTGACGTTCATGGCGTTCCTGCAAGCGTTCATTTTCATGATGCTCACCTACGTTTACCTCGGCGGTGCGGTTCTTCTTCACGACGAACACTAA
- a CDS encoding thiamine phosphate synthase, whose translation MKQYLITDPSAYGALPDALRRSLETAFSKKLPDFALFRDKQTSHYRDLAQTFVAVSRSYGIAHVLLHGDYALAYELKADGVHLTSSQFDAIGEAKKKGLYVIISTHTHAEALNAQNLGADAITYSPIFPSPGKGEPKGLEDLKEIVDKIEIPIFALGGITSEEQIHAVAATGAYGFASIRYFVP comes from the coding sequence GTGAAACAGTACCTGATCACCGATCCTTCGGCGTACGGAGCTCTCCCCGACGCTCTCCGACGCTCCCTTGAAACCGCATTTTCCAAGAAACTCCCCGATTTTGCCCTTTTTCGAGACAAACAGACATCTCATTACCGCGATCTTGCCCAAACCTTTGTAGCGGTATCTCGAAGCTATGGAATCGCACATGTTTTGCTGCACGGCGATTACGCTTTGGCGTATGAGCTGAAAGCCGACGGGGTGCATCTGACGTCATCGCAGTTCGATGCGATCGGCGAGGCCAAAAAAAAGGGGCTCTACGTCATCATCAGCACCCACACCCACGCCGAAGCGCTTAATGCGCAAAACCTCGGTGCCGACGCGATCACTTACAGTCCGATTTTCCCCTCTCCTGGGAAGGGGGAACCCAAGGGTTTAGAGGATTTAAAAGAAATAGTGGATAAAATAGAGATACCTATTTTCGCGCTCGGCGGGATCACCTCAGAAGAGCAGATACATGCCGTTGCCGCCACGGGCGCATACGGATTTGCATCGATTAGATATTTTGTTCCATAA